The genomic stretch caacaataataataataatgtctaaCTGATAAACTAACTAATTATTTTGAGTTGCAAGTGAAAGTACTAACATCACTGTTTTGTCTAGCAACTAGTGCAAATACCTCATTATAATCTATCCCTTTTTTCTATTTGTAGCTATTTGCAATTAGTCTAACTTCTCTTCTTATCTTAGCTTTAGAGATccatgaaataatatttttatctatcTTTCTTGAGAGGTTAACTTCATTCCTCTTTTTATCTACTTCTCtattaaaaatcaaattttttaatctttGAAAGGCGACAAAAAATCTCTATCATCCATCATATCTTTAAAATAatccaaaatatatttttttaactctTCCAATCCAAAAAAAAagtcatcataatttttttttatctctagtaatctttttttaaatcaaatttaGACAATAAcaaaatccaaaataaattataaaagccATCATTTATACTTTCAATCTTCTTTTTGTAATATGATCAAACTTTTGATATTTTTCTATTAATTAATTGgcatcatggtgatttctttatttAATTATCTTTCTTCTATTGTAATATAATCTATCGATTGATTTCTTGATCTCCGTAGATCATTTTATTTGATAATTGTATAAGTAATTATTCTCTCTCTAAAATTTTGTTCTCTATTATTTCTATCTCCTCTATCTCTCTCTACTATTTAAACCTAAATGACAATATTATAATCCTAACGAAATAAAAACTCATAATTCaactcatataattattaaattatatatctttCCCCTGTAATAGGAAGGATCAAATTAGTGATATCATACCCTTACCCTTCTCTTCTGCAGCACAAAGCAAATCACCATGTTTAGCTTCATCAGCAGCGCAAGTCTACAGCAATTTGTACTTCCCAGATTCCGTTGGCAATCGAAGATGGAGACAGAGAGGGAAGGGTAGAAAAGTAGGGTAAACAATCCATGGGGAACCGACTTGCTGTGACATCCCTTTGACGCCCTATTGCTTCTCAATCAACCGTCTAAGACGAACGCATCCATAACCAACGGCTCCGATCACCTTCTCCTTCCCTTTCCCCCAAATATCAAATTACGAATCCCGTTCCATACGAAAGGCCATGGTCAAAATATTACCTAAATTAAAACAAACGCATAGCGAGCCAATCTCTTAAGAAAGGGGAAGATGAGGTGGTTTCCGCCAAAATATCCCACAATCTTATCCCCAATGTGGactccgctcctcctcctcctcctcctcctctatttCGCCGCCGCTGATCATGGCGGAGCCACCATCATCTCCGTTACCGATCACGGAGCCGTGGGCGACGGCAGGTGCTACGACACGGTGGCGATCCAGGCGGCGATCGACGCGTGCGCAGGGGCGGGGGGCGGGCGCGTGCGGTTCCCCGCGGGCGGGGACTACCTGACCGCCACGGTATGGCTTCGAACAGGTGTGGTGCTGGAGGTGGAGGCCGGGGCGCGGATCCTCGGAGGGAGGCGGCAGTGCGACTACCCGGCCGACCCGGCGCGATGGTATGTAGTGGTGGCGGAGGGGGTGCAGCGAGTGGGGATCACCGGCGGCGGGGAGATCAACGGGCAGGGCGAGGCGTTCGTGGTGCGGCGGGACCCGCGGAAGAATGTGATGGTGAGCTGGAACGCCACCGGATCGTGCCGCGGcgacgagtgccgcccgcgccttgTCGGCTTCATCGACTCCGTCGATGTCGTCGTCTCTGACGTCACCCTCAACCAGACCGCGTACTGGTGGTGCGTTtcgctctctcactctctctctctctcgctttccTTAGTGTTGAAGTACATAACACCCTATCTCAGACCACCCTCGAAGCTGAATTTTTCAGACCAACGTTAATTTGGGTTGGGTTAATGCGTCCCTCAGTTTTGGGTTTGGCCCATTTCATGTGGGCTGAATGTGCCCAAAATAGCTGTCAATGGGCATTTGTTCTCTATTTTATTCATTTAATTCGTTCAAAACAATTGATATTCGATCTCATTTCTTATCAGGAATTAATACCGTGTAGATGATGACGCAATTAAACTTACTAGGACAGGGAAATTGAAGTGATGGCATCTTTCTCTTCTGCAGTTTACATTTGGTGAGGTGCGATCACACATTTATCCGCAATGTCTCGATTTATGGAGACTTCGACTCGCCCAACAACGACGGGATCGATATCGAGGACTCCAACAACACCTTCATCACGAATTGCCATATCGACACAGGGGACGATGCCATATGTCCCAAGTCCTCCACGGGACCTGTGCACAACTTAATAGTCACGGACTGCTGGATTCGGACCAAGTCATCTGCGATCAAGCTTGGAAGCGCGAGCTGGTTTGACTTCCGGAGATTGTTGTTCCACAACATCACCATCGTGGATTCGCATAGAGGACTCGCAATGCAGATTCGAGATGGAGGTGCTTCTTCTTTCGTATGCTTGCTGCCTATGCTTTGTTTTTGGCAGTAACAACAGTGATGATCTACGCAGGCAATGTGAGTGACGTCGTGTTCTCCAACATCAGAATAAGCACGAAATACTACGATCCTTCATGGTGGGGAAGAGCAGAGCCAATTTATATCACAACCTGCCCGAGAGATCCGGGTTCTAAGACCGGATCCATTTCAGACGTTCTCTTCATGAACATCTCAGCCGTGTCGGAGAACGGAGTGTTCTTATCGGGTTCACCGGGAGGACTCATCAGCAACCTCAAGTTCAAAGATATCAATCTGACGTACAAACGGAGGACGAAATATCCCGGTAACTTGTACGATTACCGGCCGGGGTGCAGGGGCATGGTGAAGCACCAGACGGCGGGGATGACGTTGGAGCACATCTCAGGACTGGAGATGGAGAATGTGAAGATGAGGTGGCATCGGAGCAACGTCAAAGGGTGGAATAATCCTCTTTCGATCACACCTTCCACCGTAAACAAACTATCTTTCAAGGAATGGGCCTCTGAGATCTGTTAGCAATTTATTGGTCATCGTTCATCGTTCCGGCATGGAGCACAATAGATTATTACTCTTCTGCTCGTATAAGAAGTAGGGATTGATTATTACTCTTCTGAATGCTCGTATAAGAAGTAGGGATgaaaacaataaaaaagaaaaaggaacacaGGAGTTgtgtaagatatataatataaccaATTAGATTATGTTGAAATATTTTAGCAAATAGAATAGGAACTCTACttagattccttaggagataacattgATCCGTCTATAGATAGGAACTCGTCTTGAACATAGTTGAGGGTTTCTTACAAATTGACAGTAATCTTAGATTAAAGACATCTTAGATTAAAGACGGTTTCTTACAGATCAAATAGAGATATCTAAACAGATGAGTATCCTTAAACTAgatttaagtatttgatttcaatcctggtataaagattattttcatatttagcatagaatattatagtttttatgttTACAATCGATATCAGAGTTTAGGTTtttaagatcaaatatattagatatattattttgtttacgaTGCATGATTGATCTCTTTTTCTTCGATGATCGACTTTACTGCGAATCTGCTGATGGTAAAGCTACGCTGGGTAGCGTGCTTGTTGCAGTGCAGcaggcgacaaccgtacacgggcATCATAGTGCCCATACGACGATCGGCCGCACATGGCTAGAGTAGGTTCTGTCTATTTATAAGTGAGAATATAGAGTctgataaaatattataagatttcctCCTATCAaaattatctcctaaggaatcatgGTTAAGTGGCTTCTGGCATATCCTAATCCCAATCCCAATTCATTCGGACGATGTGATGAGTAGTAACTTCACCGCTTTCTCCCACATCATGTCAAGCCCCGTGAGATGGCATCGCAATCCCGTGATCATCTGACCTCTGGTCATCCATTGACTATGGAGATCCATGGGCCTGCCATAACATGATCCGCTAGATCCTTCTTCCGCAACCTTGACCGGATCCGGATCCGGATCCGACCAATGTCCGGTAACTAAAACCCTGATTCCTAATAAAACAGAAGCAGCCTTCGAAATCGGACTATCTCGCGAGCCGGTCACCAACTCACGTAATTGGGTCTTCCAACTGGACAAAGACAAGAAGAAGGCCCGAAGCCTCCGCCGCACGTCTTGACAAACCGAAACTCGAACTTCCACCTGGGTTAACGTTTATGCTCGACGAGACAAAATGAGATCGGATCAAGTGAATTAACTACGGCGCAGGACGCCGGACGGAAGGAAGCTCATTTTTAATTTTGGCTTGGCGGGCACCAAAGCAGCAGAGCAGCTGCCTGTGGTACCATTACCAGTAAAGCGACAAGAGGCGTGAGTAGTGGACAAAAAGCTTTCGCTTCGCTCCCTCCCCGATGCGCTCCTTTACCACATCATTTCAAATGGCCTTTCCTGGTTTTTTACCATCTCACCCCTCGGCGGCTCAGCCGACGACACTCTCCGTTCGATCATGTCCATTCTCGACATTCCATCAGAACCCTCACTCCATCCCACTAAACCTACCCCTTTCCCTCTCAGCCTCTGCAACCCCTTGCGGCGTCAATGGCCAGGTTGTAACCAAAGCCCGAGGGAATGATGTCGAAGCAACCTGGAAGAGAGGCCAGGGCGGAGGCTGtcgtgctcctcctcctcctccccctcttctcCTCTGCTGCGGCACTGACCACCGATGGCCTCGCCCTCCTCGCTCTCAAGTCCGCCGTCTCAGTCGACCCTACCGGTGCCCTCGCCAGCTGGCTCGACTCCGACGCCAGCCCCTGCTCCTGGACCGGCATCACCTGCCGCCTTGACCGCGTCGTCGCCCTTTCCCTCCCCGATCGCGCCCTCGCCGGCTACCTCCCCTCCGAGCTTTCCCTCCTGTCCGCCCTCGAGTCGCTCGCCCTCCCCGGCAATCGCCTCTCTGGTCCAATCCCCGCCGCCCTCGCTGCCCTCGGCGGCCTCGCCGAGCTTGACCTCTCACGCAACAACCTCTCCGGTCCCATCCCGCCCGAGCTCGGTCAGCTGACGTCCCTCGCTCACCTCGACCTCTCCTCGAACATTCTTAGCGGGCTCCTGCCCCCGGCCATCGCCACCCTTCCGCACCTCTCCGGCGTGCTGAACCTTTCCTGCAACCTGCTCTCTGGTCCGATTCCGGCGGCGTTCGGCGACATTCCGGTCGACGTGAGTCTAGACCTCCGGCAGAATAACCTCTCCGGCGAGATCCCGCAGGTTGGGCCCCTCCTCAGCCAGGGACCCACCGCCTTCGCCGAGAACCCAGGCCTCTGCGGCTTTCCTCTGAAGAACCCGTGCACGACTCCGAGGCAAGACCCCAAGATCCCCCAGCCGAACCCTAACATCAGTCTGAACCCCAGCGATGCTACCCCTCGTCCAATCGATGCGGAAAAGCGGAGGAGGTCGGCGAGCACGATCCCCATCCTCGCCGGTGTTGTGCTGGCTTCCATCGCCTCGATCCTCCTCCTTCAGTGGCACTTCCGTCGGCGGAGCGCCGCCGGGGAGGGCAAGGCCTCCAAGATCGAGATAGGCTCCTCGCCCGGCTACGGTAGCTCTGCGGTGGGGGGCTCGCGAGCTGAGGAGCGTAGGGAAGGGCACGCGTCGGAGATTTACGCGGCGGTGGACGAGGGGTTTGGGATGGAGCTGGAGGAGCTGCTCCGGGCGTCGGCGTACGTGGTGGGGAAGAGCCGGAGCGGGATCGTGTACAAGGTGGTCGTGAACCGCGGGGCCTCCGCCGTTGCGGTGCGTCGCCTCAGCGAggcagacgacgacgacgatcccgGGGCCGGAGCAGGCGACGAGTGGCGGCGGCGCCGAGCGTTTGAGTCGGAGGCGATCACAATCGGGCGGGCGAAGCATCCCAATGTGGTCCGCCTGCTCGCCTACTACTACGCCCCGGACGAGCGCCTACTTATCTACGACTACATTCCCAACGGCACGCTGCACGCCGCCCTCCACGGTCAACTTCCAAATCTGTGTACCGTTATCTTAATTACTATGCCTACCGTCGATCATTCATCAAATGTCGTGAACTGCAGGTGGACCTCAAAATCCGACGGCTTCGACGCTTCCGTGGGCGACGAGGCTGAACATACTTCAAGGGGTTGCGCGCGGGCTAGCTTACCTGCACGAGTTCAGCCCCCGGAAGCACGCCCA from Musa acuminata AAA Group cultivar baxijiao chromosome BXJ1-3, Cavendish_Baxijiao_AAA, whole genome shotgun sequence encodes the following:
- the LOC103977893 gene encoding polygalacturonase ADPG2 is translated as MRWFPPKYPTILSPMWTPLLLLLLLLYFAAADHGGATIISVTDHGAVGDGRCYDTVAIQAAIDACAGAGGGRVRFPAGGDYLTATVWLRTGVVLEVEAGARILGGRRQCDYPADPARWYVVVAEGVQRVGITGGGEINGQGEAFVVRRDPRKNVMVSWNATGSCRGDECRPRLVGFIDSVDVVVSDVTLNQTAYWCLHLVRCDHTFIRNVSIYGDFDSPNNDGIDIEDSNNTFITNCHIDTGDDAICPKSSTGPVHNLIVTDCWIRTKSSAIKLGSASWFDFRRLLFHNITIVDSHRGLAMQIRDGGNVSDVVFSNIRISTKYYDPSWWGRAEPIYITTCPRDPGSKTGSISDVLFMNISAVSENGVFLSGSPGGLISNLKFKDINLTYKRRTKYPGNLYDYRPGCRGMVKHQTAGMTLEHISGLEMENVKMRWHRSNVKGWNNPLSITPSTVNKLSFKEWASEIC
- the LOC103977894 gene encoding receptor protein kinase-like protein ZAR1, producing MMSKQPGREARAEAVVLLLLLPLFSSAAALTTDGLALLALKSAVSVDPTGALASWLDSDASPCSWTGITCRLDRVVALSLPDRALAGYLPSELSLLSALESLALPGNRLSGPIPAALAALGGLAELDLSRNNLSGPIPPELGQLTSLAHLDLSSNILSGLLPPAIATLPHLSGVLNLSCNLLSGPIPAAFGDIPVDVSLDLRQNNLSGEIPQVGPLLSQGPTAFAENPGLCGFPLKNPCTTPRQDPKIPQPNPNISLNPSDATPRPIDAEKRRRSASTIPILAGVVLASIASILLLQWHFRRRSAAGEGKASKIEIGSSPGYGSSAVGGSRAEERREGHASEIYAAVDEGFGMELEELLRASAYVVGKSRSGIVYKVVVNRGASAVAVRRLSEADDDDDPGAGAGDEWRRRRAFESEAITIGRAKHPNVVRLLAYYYAPDERLLIYDYIPNGTLHAALHGGPQNPTASTLPWATRLNILQGVARGLAYLHEFSPRKHAHGDITSSKILLDDDFRSHISGYGLARLVSSGSHQKLAHSASKKLAVPRAGTGYLAPEARGPGASSASSTQRGDVFAFGVVALEVVTGRPADADLEAWVRGAFKEERPLSEVVDPALLHEVHAKREVLAVFHVALGCTEADPELRPRMRTVAESLDRIGATR